The Streptococcus parasanguinis genomic sequence AAGAAGTTCGCTGACGTCCGTACTCACCTAAGGAAAGTTTTTTATATGACTTTGTCTTCAATCTGAAGGCAGGATCTTAACATCCTGCTTTTTCTTTATTTTTTCTTTGCCAACATGGTTGCAAATCGAAGTTGAATCCGATGGCCATTCTCATCTCGACGATGGAGATGGCCTGGATTTTCATTGTATTTGACCAATTCCCAATCCTTGTAATACTCCGCCAATTCTCCTTCTTTAAAGGTGAACGAGAAGGGCATCTGGCAAGGATAATCTTCCGTATCCATAGCACAGACAATGAGATTGTAACCACCTGGATTGGTATGCTCTTGCATATTGCGGATAATCGCTGGAATCCGATCAGCCTCTAAAAACATGAGGACCACAGTCGATATGATGAAGTCATAGTTTTGGGTAAGAGCTGCAGCATTGATATCATAGAGTCCCACTGGCATCTCTAGATCTTCCTCAGCGACAATACTTTGTAAGATCTCAAGAGCCAGTTCATTTTGATCCACTGCTGTCACGTCAAAGCCATGTTGGGCCAAAAAGAGGGCGTTGCGGCCTTGCCCGCATCCTAGATCCAGCGCCTTTCCAGCTGGGACAATTCCCACTGCTTCTAGCACTTCTGAATGGACAGGATTGGTGTTGTATTTTTTGGGGAAATAGTCTTTTGGCTCACAGTAAAATTCTAGGTACCACTCCACATCGTCAGTCGCCGCTTCGACACGATGCCAGGCCTGGGGCTCGGCCATGGGGTTCTCTGCTCCTGCTTCAAAGAGGTGGCTCGCGATTTCTTCCCCCTCTTCGGTCAATTCAATAAATCGTAACTGACCCTTTAAAACAGTAATCTTTCCCCAGGTTCCTACCTTGGTATTGTGCTTTCTTTGAAGAGCTTCTGGCATGGTATCCTTGGTCCAGATAGGCATGCGCTTGTAAGCAATCAATTTTTGTGTCATGCTGCTTCTCCTTTTTCTTTCTGTACCCTTATCATACAGAAAAAAATTCCTTTTTACAAGTTGGAAAAAGAGGCTCCGCTTTCTAGCAGAACCTCCTTGTTAGGATCTCATCATCCTCTTTATTTTTTTGATTTCTTATAAAAGAATCCAGCTAAACTAAATCCACAAACGGCCAATACTCCAAGAAGGACTGAGAAGACCACACTTGAATCTTGGGTCTGGCTAGCCTTTTTAGGGGTATCCCCAAGTGCTTCCTGACAAGTTTCTGGCTTCTTGTCTGAACTGTCTTTTTCAGCAGCAGCCATTAAATTCGCTTTGTTATAGCCATCGTAGACAAAGTCAGCTTCCAAGCCCTTTTCTTCACGAATCTTATCTTCCATTTCCTTTTCAGTAGCCTTGATTTGTTTGAAGATTACATCTGCTCGATCCATGGATTCCTTGGTGACTTCACCTTGAAGAGCTTTGGCTTGGTCATCTGTGAGACCACTATATTTTTGATCCAAAGCAGCTTGTTCCTTGATCCAGCCGGCTTCCATTTTTTTCCATTTATCTTGGATACTGGTGCCAAAGAGGTCTGGATATTTCATGACCATTTGGTCGATGTGCCAAACAGCCCAATACCATGAAGTTGGATCGTACTTAGCAGAGCGGACTTTAAAGGCACCGTAGGTGTCATTGACTAAGCCATAGAATGGGACATATGGGGTATTGCGACTTTGGGCAAGACCCAACCAAACGATTCCACCAAATGGACTTGGTAAGTCTTTCTTGATTTGATAGACATGGGCATCAATGACGTTTTCATTTCCTAGAGCATACTTGTATTTCTTGGTATCAACTTTTTTACCTGGTTCGGCCAAGTCATCTGCTGTAAATTGTTTGAGGTGTTCAAAACGGTTCCGTTGTTCGGCAAAAACATCTTCTAGACTATACTTCTTAGAAGGATCCGTTGGTTTACGAAGCAGATCAAAGTGTTGATCATCATATTTGACATCTGCCTTTGGATCCATCAGGGTAATCCCTGCATAGGTCCGTGAGCGGTTGCGTTCGGTGTATTCGTCCGGACCATAAGAATCCGCAATATGGAATTTGCCATCCTTATCCGTCTTGTAATGATCGGCTTTCTTAGCTACTGCTTCTACATCTTTTGAAGCAATGACATTGTCCTTGTCCTTGAGATCGACATGTCCCAGATAGTAGGTATTGGCAAAAATAGCATAGCGGTCTTGTGGGAATTTAATAGCCACATATTGGTGACCTGAGAGGATTTCCATGTACCAGAGCTCATTTTTATCTGCTACGACAATAATATTCCCTTCAGCAGAACCTTTTTCATCCAGAGTCTTGGCAACGATTTCGATTCCTTCTCGAGCAGTTTTTGCACGAGGCAAGACCAAGTCGATCATGGAAGCTTCTGGTAGGCCATCTTTGACCAAAGGGTCGGCTTTCAAAATCTTGTCATGCGGAGTCGCTGATACCGTCGCTGTCATCGACACGCCCACTTCATTAAAACCATGAGCTCCGAAGTTCCCGTTGCTACCATCACCACGCGCAGCATCATAGGTCGCTGTGTACTTCATTTCATGGCTCAAATGAGGATAGGTAAAGCCATTGGACTCATCTTCGATCTTATCCCCTTCCTTGTAGTCCTTTGCTGGAACTACAACAAAGTTTTGATTGTGGCGCCCGCCATCTGGTGCATAGGGATAGTCCTCTGTACGACCGTAAAGCATAGAGCCATCCGTGGTTAAGTCCTTTCCC encodes the following:
- a CDS encoding C69 family dipeptidase → MKKILFKLLFGLMLIALFPVQVAQACSAFIVGKDLTTDGSMLYGRTEDYPYAPDGGRHNQNFVVVPAKDYKEGDKIEDESNGFTYPHLSHEMKYTATYDAARGDGSNGNFGAHGFNEVGVSMTATVSATPHDKILKADPLVKDGLPEASMIDLVLPRAKTAREGIEIVAKTLDEKGSAEGNIIVVADKNELWYMEILSGHQYVAIKFPQDRYAIFANTYYLGHVDLKDKDNVIASKDVEAVAKKADHYKTDKDGKFHIADSYGPDEYTERNRSRTYAGITLMDPKADVKYDDQHFDLLRKPTDPSKKYSLEDVFAEQRNRFEHLKQFTADDLAEPGKKVDTKKYKYALGNENVIDAHVYQIKKDLPSPFGGIVWLGLAQSRNTPYVPFYGLVNDTYGAFKVRSAKYDPTSWYWAVWHIDQMVMKYPDLFGTSIQDKWKKMEAGWIKEQAALDQKYSGLTDDQAKALQGEVTKESMDRADVIFKQIKATEKEMEDKIREEKGLEADFVYDGYNKANLMAAAEKDSSDKKPETCQEALGDTPKKASQTQDSSVVFSVLLGVLAVCGFSLAGFFYKKSKK
- the tehB gene encoding SAM-dependent methyltransferase TehB is translated as MTQKLIAYKRMPIWTKDTMPEALQRKHNTKVGTWGKITVLKGQLRFIELTEEGEEIASHLFEAGAENPMAEPQAWHRVEAATDDVEWYLEFYCEPKDYFPKKYNTNPVHSEVLEAVGIVPAGKALDLGCGQGRNALFLAQHGFDVTAVDQNELALEILQSIVAEEDLEMPVGLYDINAAALTQNYDFIISTVVLMFLEADRIPAIIRNMQEHTNPGGYNLIVCAMDTEDYPCQMPFSFTFKEGELAEYYKDWELVKYNENPGHLHRRDENGHRIQLRFATMLAKKK